One region of Pseudoalteromonas sp. R3 genomic DNA includes:
- a CDS encoding alkaline phosphatase D family protein, translating into MSLSRREFFKTSMMLSTVPLTLGLSGCTFSQSPFSHGVASGDPLDDRVILWTRITIPPEVQERVDMATLSVKVLWQVSKDPQFSVLITEGYEITDGQRDFTVKVDATGLAPDTRYYYRFIIDELDKPIISPTGRTKTLPAYDVSQVKLAMTSCSHFSYGYFNVYARIAEIDDLDAVLHLGDYLYEYGNKDVYRNPFLWNRKVQPAHEMVTLDDYRVRHACYKTDEDLQTLHQTHPMICIWDDHEFTNDTWSGGAENHNDGEGNWQTVRPPQLKPIMSGCRSVNQTTTTGSDLIAASSLDLCWI; encoded by the coding sequence ATGAGCCTATCCCGTCGCGAATTCTTTAAAACCAGTATGATGCTATCCACTGTTCCCCTCACTCTGGGATTGAGTGGCTGCACCTTTTCTCAAAGTCCGTTTAGTCACGGCGTTGCCAGTGGCGACCCGTTAGATGATCGGGTGATCTTATGGACCCGCATTACCATTCCACCTGAGGTGCAGGAGCGGGTGGATATGGCCACACTCAGTGTCAAAGTACTCTGGCAGGTCTCAAAGGATCCACAGTTTTCTGTTCTGATTACAGAGGGATATGAGATCACCGATGGGCAGCGCGATTTCACCGTTAAGGTAGACGCCACAGGGCTTGCTCCCGACACCCGCTATTATTATCGCTTTATCATCGATGAGCTGGACAAGCCCATCATCTCGCCAACAGGGCGCACCAAAACCCTGCCAGCCTACGATGTTAGCCAGGTTAAGCTGGCCATGACGTCGTGCTCGCACTTTAGCTATGGGTACTTTAATGTGTATGCCCGTATCGCGGAAATTGACGACCTGGATGCCGTGCTACACCTGGGTGACTACTTGTACGAATACGGTAATAAAGATGTCTACCGCAATCCGTTCTTGTGGAACCGTAAAGTGCAACCAGCTCACGAAATGGTGACGCTGGACGACTACCGGGTGCGCCATGCCTGTTATAAAACCGACGAAGACTTGCAAACCCTGCATCAGACCCACCCGATGATCTGTATCTGGGATGACCATGAGTTTACCAACGATACCTGGTCGGGCGGGGCAGAAAACCACAATGACGGCGAGGGTAACTGGCAAACCGTAAGGCCGCCGCAATTAAAGCCTATTATGAGTGGATGCCGATCCGTGAACCAAACGACAACAACCGGGAGCGATCTTATCGCCGCTTCCAGTTTGGATCTTTGCTGGATCTGA
- a CDS encoding transporter substrate-binding domain-containing protein gives MIGIRLYLKVWCFLVLGGLFFGSQVHAQQSCTSEVKIGVVADWPPLTAVDERGAYGLDVEIARKVFAELNICPRFLRLPTSARSLDQLGKGTVDVLLMVSYVQERAELGVFSAPYRWEKMRLFSLRQPRLAIDLKALLRLGYRIGLSIGSYYGEELKSLAESPNFGHLLVGISGSTQRVEMLAKKRVDFIVEDEILGRFMARKLGIKNVYIWDYPVHNNQVHFLLRKGLFDAAQLARFNGVIERLRPDIDKLVERYTHHNVPR, from the coding sequence GTGATTGGTATCAGGTTGTATCTCAAAGTGTGGTGCTTTCTTGTTTTGGGGGGATTGTTTTTTGGGTCGCAGGTTCATGCGCAGCAGTCATGTACCAGCGAAGTGAAAATTGGTGTAGTTGCTGATTGGCCGCCACTTACTGCTGTTGATGAGCGCGGCGCATATGGGCTGGATGTAGAAATTGCCCGCAAAGTGTTTGCCGAACTGAATATCTGTCCGCGCTTTTTGCGTCTGCCCACGTCTGCCCGTAGTTTAGATCAACTGGGTAAGGGAACGGTCGATGTATTGCTGATGGTTAGCTATGTTCAGGAGCGTGCCGAATTGGGGGTGTTTTCAGCCCCCTATCGATGGGAAAAAATGCGGCTATTTTCTCTTCGTCAGCCACGTCTGGCCATAGATTTAAAAGCACTCTTGCGTTTGGGGTACCGAATTGGTTTAAGTATTGGCTCTTATTATGGGGAAGAACTTAAAAGCCTCGCCGAAAGTCCCAACTTTGGGCACTTGCTGGTAGGGATTTCTGGCAGTACTCAGCGCGTGGAGATGCTGGCTAAAAAGCGCGTCGATTTTATTGTTGAAGATGAGATACTTGGCCGGTTTATGGCGCGTAAACTCGGCATAAAGAATGTCTATATATGGGACTATCCGGTTCACAACAATCAGGTGCACTTTCTATTGCGCAAGGGGTTGTTTGATGCGGCACAACTGGCACGTTTTAATGGGGTGATAGAAAGATTGCGCCCTGATATCGATAAACTGGTGGAGCGCTACACTCATCATAATGTACCTCGCTGA